The genomic segment TTTGAACCATCATAACTGTGATCTTCAAGCTCTACCTCTAATGTAGTATTCTCAGCTACATTATGAGTAATTAATAAATCTAGATAATCATCATCAGCATCATCATTATCAGCACTGTACATTGCATAAGAGAAGTCAACATTTGTCTTATCAGTTAGATCAAAGTTAACTCCCGGCTTGATCATATCAAAGTCATCTCCAGTAACAGTATCATTTAAATAAGAATCTTGGTCTTCAGCCTTTACAAAGTTCTCTTCAACATCAGCATAGTCTAAAGAAAGAGTAGCTCCCGGGAATAACTGGTCAGTAGATAAGCCTAAAGCAGTAATATCTGCACTTTCGTTCCAGTCATTACCAGATGCATACTCACCATCTGCAGTTCCATAAAGTAAGCTAGCATCTACTACATCAAAATCATTAGTAAGCTTTACAGTATATCCCTCATAACTATCGCCAGTAGCATTGCCATCTGCGTCAGTTAAATTATTATCTTTAGTGTAGTTAAGAGAAGCTTGGTCTAATAAACCTAAGTCAGTAGCTTTGAATTCAGCAAATGCTTCTGAATCTCCTGCTGTTGCTGGTGCATCATCGCCTTCACTATCAAGGTTATGTCCGAACTTAGCACTGACATTACCTGCTTCATAACCTAATCTTACAAAGTCATCAGAGTCATATTCATATAGCACATTATCAGCAGATTCTTCATACATTCTACCTAATTTCACATCAACCGGACCAACTACTTCATCAACCTCAATCCAAGCTTCATAAACATCTACATCTTCTTCATTCTTATTACCATCAAAATAACCAGTAAAATCAATTTCAGAATAGAAGTTTACATTCTCAGTTGGATTTCCTTCTAAGAATAAATATAAATATCCTTCTGTTGCACTACTTTCATCTTTACTATCATCATACACATTCTCCACACCTACAGTTGTGCTTACATCTACATCAGCTGCTGCCATAGCTGGTACAGCTAAGCCTAAAACTAATACTAAAGCTAATAGAATAGAAAACTTTTTCATTATTTAATTTCCTCCTTTAGATTATCGTCCTCGTCAATTATTTGTGTAATTGTTCCTTTAATTAACCAGTATCAAATGAGTGGCCGTGTTTCCTCATCCATACAGCAGTCAATTAAAGATTACAGTATTTACTAGCAGGATATCCACCAGTTTCCCTGCCGTCTATGTTATGTAGCCTCTTATGTTCTCCCCCCTTTCACTTAGCTACATTTCCTACCTCTTAAAAGAAAGCTATGTAAATTATACCTACGTACTAGCTGTTTTTCCATAATAACCATTTTTTCTTGGTTCTATAGAATAATTACTATATAAACGACAAAATTCCTGCAAAATAATTAATTTTTTTATGAAACTTCATCATCTCCATTAAAAAGACTAAACCCTCTCGGATTTAGCCTTAACATTACGAAGTCTGTTTTAAATCCTCCTGCTGTTTTAGCTCAGCCCGATTTCTGCGGACTTCATTCAGTTTCTCTTCTAACTTATCCTCTACCTCCGCCAATACTTCATCTCCATAAGTATCGACTCCTGTCCGAATTTCACTAGCAACTCTTTTAGCTTCATCAACTATCTCTTGAGCTTTATCCTCTGCCTTTTTAATCACCTGTGATTCAGAAATCTTTCTTTCCACTTTCTTTTCAGCCGCCTGTTCTGCTTCAGCCAGAATCTCTTTTTTGCGGTTGACAATCTCCTCAGCTCTTTCAATTTCAGCCGGCATCATATTCTTCAGCTTAGCCACAAGCCTTAATATATGATCAGGATTAACTAAGACTTTATTCGTTAAAGGCAGACTATCAGCAGTCTCAACTGTTTCTTCTAATTCATCTAAGATATTATTCAGCTGTAACAGATCCTTATCCTGCACAACTACTCCCCTCCAATCTTCTCCCGTAATTTCGGAATTACATTCTCCGGTACTAATCCTTCTATACAGCCACCTAATTCTGAAACTTCTCTAATAATACTGGAACTGAGATAAACATACTGATTCTTAGTCATCATAAAGATCGTCTCAATATCAGAATCCAGCTTCTTATTCATTGAAGCCATCTGAAACTCAGCCTCAAAATCAGATACTGCTCTCAAACCGCGGACAATAATCTCCGCTTTTTGCTCTCTAATATAATCGATTAATAAACCATCAAAGGCATCAACCTCTATTTCTTCATAATCAACAATTGCTTCTTCTATCATCTGAACTCTTTCTTCTCTGCTGAACAGGTGATCTTTATTAGGATTATTCGAAACTGCTACAATTACATTATCAAATATATTAGCCGTTCTTTCAATGATATCTAAATGACCATTGGTTATCGGATCAAAACTTCCGGGATAAACTGCAGCTCTTCCCATAGTTAGTCTCCTTTCATATATAGACTCAAGCATGTATTACCGTAATCTCTTTCTCTAATTAATTCTAAATTATCAAACTCTATTGCAATTTCATCCTGTTTATGATGTTCAACAGAAATAATCCCTGCTTCCTTCAACAGATCATACTGCATAATTTTTTCGATAGTCGGCTCCAACAAACCGGCTTGATAAGGCGGATCCATCACAATAATATCAAAGCTTTGTGGGGTAAATCTACCTAGCTGAGTCAACACATCGCCCTGAATTACTTCCGCCTGTTGTTCTAAACCAGTAAGCTTTAGATTCTCCTCAATAATCCCGATCTGTCTAGCCGAATTATCAATGAAAGTACTGCTTGCTGCTCCTCTACTCAAAGCCTCAATTCCTAAACCGCCAAAGCCGGCATACAGATCTAAAAAATCTATATCTATAATCTCTGGACCTAATATATTGAATAATGCTTCTTTAACTCTATCTATCGTCGGCCGCACTTCAGTGCCGGAAATAGACCTAAGATTATGTCCTTTAGATTTACCAGCAATTACCCGCATAAATCCAACCTCCTCT from the Acetohalobium arabaticum DSM 5501 genome contains:
- a CDS encoding porin; the encoded protein is MKKFSILLALVLVLGLAVPAMAAADVDVSTTVGVENVYDDSKDESSATEGYLYLFLEGNPTENVNFYSEIDFTGYFDGNKNEEDVDVYEAWIEVDEVVGPVDVKLGRMYEESADNVLYEYDSDDFVRLGYEAGNVSAKFGHNLDSEGDDAPATAGDSEAFAEFKATDLGLLDQASLNYTKDNNLTDADGNATGDSYEGYTVKLTNDFDVVDASLLYGTADGEYASGNDWNESADITALGLSTDQLFPGATLSLDYADVEENFVKAEDQDSYLNDTVTGDDFDMIKPGVNFDLTDKTNVDFSYAMYSADNDDADDDYLDLLITHNVAENTTLEVELEDHSYDGSNITDDDETIITTTLETNF
- the coaD gene encoding pantetheine-phosphate adenylyltransferase, with the protein product MGRAAVYPGSFDPITNGHLDIIERTANIFDNVIVAVSNNPNKDHLFSREERVQMIEEAIVDYEEIEVDAFDGLLIDYIREQKAEIIVRGLRAVSDFEAEFQMASMNKKLDSDIETIFMMTKNQYVYLSSSIIREVSELGGCIEGLVPENVIPKLREKIGGE
- the rsmD gene encoding 16S rRNA (guanine(966)-N(2))-methyltransferase RsmD, whose protein sequence is MGRNSLLIRFPEEVGFMRVIAGKSKGHNLRSISGTEVRPTIDRVKEALFNILGPEIIDIDFLDLYAGFGGLGIEALSRGAASSTFIDNSARQIGIIEENLKLTGLEQQAEVIQGDVLTQLGRFTPQSFDIIVMDPPYQAGLLEPTIEKIMQYDLLKEAGIISVEHHKQDEIAIEFDNLELIRERDYGNTCLSLYMKGD